Genomic window (Ruminococcus flavefaciens AE3010):
CCGAGAAGCTTCCCGACCATGTAGCATTTATCATGGACGGCAACGGCAGATGGGCAAAAAAGCGCGGACTGCCCCGTTCACTGGGACACCGTGAGGGAGCTAAGAACTTCCGTACTATCGTCCGTCACTGCAAGGATATCGGACTCAAGACCATAAGCTTCTACGCTTTCTCAACCGAGAACTGGAAGCGCTCGCAGGAAGAGGTAGGCGCTCTCATGAACCTTTTCCGTGACTATCTTGCAGACGTTAGAAACTTCCTCAGCGAGAATACAAGAATGGTGTTCCTCGGCGACAAGAGCGCCTTTGCTGACGATATCCGCGAGAAGATGGAAAAGCTGGAGGCTGACTCCGCAGACTACGACGAAATGACCATTCTCATGGCTGTAAACTACGGCGGCCGTGACGAGATAACTCACGCTGCGAAGCTTCTTGCACAGAAGGCTGCAAACGGTGAGATTAAGCCCGAGGATATAAACGAGCAGGCTGTTTCCGATAACCTCTACACAGC
Coding sequences:
- the uppS gene encoding polyprenyl diphosphate synthase; translated protein: MALFGKKDKTGSEELVLPEKLPDHVAFIMDGNGRWAKKRGLPRSLGHREGAKNFRTIVRHCKDIGLKTISFYAFSTENWKRSQEEVGALMNLFRDYLADVRNFLSENTRMVFLGDKSAFADDIREKMEKLEADSADYDEMTILMAVNYGGRDEITHAAKLLAQKAANGEIKPEDINEQAVSDNLYTAGYPDVDLLIRPSGEQRISNFLIWQCAYAEFYYTDVLWPDFTPEELDKAIIEFAKRNRRFGGV